One Brassica oleracea var. oleracea cultivar TO1000 chromosome C7, BOL, whole genome shotgun sequence genomic window carries:
- the LOC106302530 gene encoding uncharacterized protein LOC106302530, with product MGVKHKVATAYHPQTSGQVEVSNREVKNILQKTINTSRKDWSLKLNDALWAYRTTYKTPLGTTPYHLPATERRMIQVHELEEIRHLAYESSKIYKENTKAYHDKRIIARRFEPNDKVLLFKSRLRLFPGKLKSRWSRPFTVKEVRPYGAVVLLDRNGDEFVVNGQRIKHYLADFTITEGEEIPLSDPPST from the exons ATGGGGGTGAAACACAAGGTGGCTACCGCTTATCATCCCCAGACGAGTGGACAGGTTGAAGTTTCCAACAGGGAGGTCAAGAACATTCTCCAGAAAACTATCAATACCTCGCGCAAGGACTGGTCGCTTAAGCTGAACGATGCCCTCTGGGCCTACAGAACAACCTACAAAACGCCGCTAGGGACCACCCCCTATCACCTG CCAGCAACTGAGAGGCGTATGATCCAAGTCCATGAGCTGGAAGAGATAAGGCACCTCGCCTATGAGAGTTCAAAAATTTATAAGGAGAATACCAAAGCCTACCATGACAAGCGAATCATTGCCAGACGTTTCGAACCAAATGATAAGGTCTTGCTCTTCAAGTCTAGACTTAGGCTGTTCCCAGGCAAGCTGAAATCAAGATGGTCAAGACCCTTCACCGTTAAGGAAGTCCGACCTTACGGAGCTGTTGTGTTGCTGGACAGAAACGGAGACGAGTTCGTCGTCAATGGTCAGCGCATCAAGCATTACCTTGCTGACTTCACTATCACAGAGGGTGAAGAAATTCCCCTAAGCGATCCACCATCAACCTGA